A genomic segment from Enterococcus gilvus ATCC BAA-350 encodes:
- a CDS encoding Y-family DNA polymerase has protein sequence MDWNDNPLFDYEKEPSRDILCIDCKSFYSSVECVERGLNPLTTKLVVMSYPSDKPDERGSGLILASSPAAKKAYGISNVSRARDLPFPYPEDLIIAAPRMSYYMKKNMEINNIYRKYADENNHSVFSVDESFLDVTDSLKLYGCTTADELARLIQIDVCRSTGIYTTVGIGDNCWLAKAALDLYSKASPNMRAEIRYEDVPEKLWSITDLTEFCGIAKRTNRRLQQMGIRTAYELAHADYWRLKTQLGVIGTELYAKAWGIDRSFIGQKYTPKSKSIGNSQVLNRDYTRRDEIEVVIKEMADQVGTRLRRAGAKTECVSLWIGYSMGYIDPNYPETRGFHQQMKLPLTNASKELAEALLILFDRHYHFQDVRNIGVNCSKLSFTNALQLNLFQEPEEQLNNFKLDFVVDTIRKKYGFKSIVHAHSYMPGSRAIARSTLVGGHAGGQSGIESDPHG, from the coding sequence ATGGATTGGAACGATAATCCACTATTCGACTATGAAAAAGAACCCAGTCGCGATATTTTGTGTATCGATTGTAAAAGCTTTTATAGTTCCGTTGAGTGCGTAGAACGTGGACTAAACCCTTTGACAACTAAATTGGTGGTCATGAGCTATCCCTCGGACAAACCAGACGAGCGGGGCAGTGGCCTGATTTTGGCTTCGTCACCAGCTGCGAAAAAAGCCTATGGAATTTCCAATGTTTCAAGGGCAAGAGATTTACCATTTCCGTATCCAGAGGATCTCATTATTGCAGCACCTAGAATGTCTTACTATATGAAGAAAAACATGGAGATCAATAATATCTATCGAAAGTATGCAGATGAGAACAATCATTCTGTCTTTTCCGTAGACGAATCCTTTCTTGATGTGACTGACTCCTTGAAGTTATATGGCTGTACGACAGCAGACGAACTCGCGCGGTTAATACAAATTGATGTTTGTCGATCCACAGGCATCTACACGACAGTAGGGATAGGGGACAACTGCTGGTTGGCCAAAGCTGCCCTTGATCTCTATAGTAAAGCTAGTCCGAACATGCGGGCGGAAATTCGCTATGAAGACGTTCCTGAAAAATTATGGTCGATTACGGATCTCACGGAATTTTGCGGCATTGCGAAGCGAACCAACAGAAGGCTTCAACAGATGGGCATTCGTACAGCTTATGAGTTGGCACATGCCGATTATTGGCGGCTAAAGACACAACTTGGCGTAATAGGAACCGAGCTTTACGCAAAAGCTTGGGGCATCGATCGAAGCTTTATCGGTCAGAAATACACGCCTAAATCAAAATCGATTGGCAACAGTCAAGTCTTGAATCGAGATTATACTCGTCGAGATGAAATCGAGGTCGTGATTAAGGAAATGGCGGATCAAGTCGGTACACGCTTGCGGCGAGCAGGAGCGAAAACCGAATGTGTTTCTTTATGGATCGGGTACTCGATGGGTTATATCGATCCCAACTATCCTGAAACCCGAGGGTTTCACCAACAAATGAAACTGCCATTGACGAATGCCAGTAAAGAACTTGCAGAAGCGTTGCTGATCCTTTTTGATCGTCATTATCATTTTCAAGATGTCCGTAATATTGGGGTGAATTGTTCCAAGCTCAGTTTTACGAATGCCTTGCAACTGAACCTTTTTCAAGAACCCGAAGAGCAACTCAATAATTTTAAACTTGATTTCGTCGTCGATACGATCCGTAAGAAATATGGCTTCAAATCGATTGTTCATGCTCATAGCTATATGCCTGGTTCAAGAGCGATCGCTCGCTCTACGCTGGTTGGAGGCCACGCAGGGGGTCAATCTGGAATCGAGAGTGATCCGCATGGTTAA